The genomic window AACCTTTAGTAACAGAAAAAGCTTCCTTTATGAAAGAAAAAGACAATAAGTATACTTTTATGGTGGATAAAGACGCAAACAAGTTTCAGATTAAGCAGGCCGTTGAAACGTTGTTTAAAGTAAGAGTCGAAAGCGTGCATACTTCAAACTATAAAGGTAAAGAAAAGAGAATGGGCATGCATTCAGGATATAGAAGTGATTGGAAAAAAGCAATTGTTAAACTTGGTAAAGGCCAAGAAATTCAAATGGTCGATGAAGCCTAAATGGCTGGTAAAAAATAAAATTTTCCGCTGAATATCTGTTGGAAAATTTATTTAGAAGTAACTATGGGGTTGCCGGCAAACGTGCTCCCCGATAACAGGAAGAAAACATAGATGCCGATTAAAACATTTAAGCCATACACTCAGTCCAGAAGACAGATGTCAGTTTCGGATTTTTCAGACATTACAAAAACCACTCCAGACAAATCTTTAATCAAAATTCTTAAAAAGTCGGGCGGCCGCAACAATACAGGTCAAGTAATGGTGCGTTTCAGAGGAGGGGGCCATAAAAGATTTTATAGGATAATTGATTTTAAAAGGGATAAAATAAATGTTCCGGCTGAAGTTGTAGCTGTCGAATACGATCCTAACCGTTCAAGCAGAATAGCGCTTCTGCAATATAAGGATGGCGAAAAAAGATATATAATTCAGCCTGCGGGAGTAAAAGTGGGAGATTCGCTTATGTCAGGTCCGGATGCCGAGATAAAAGCGGGTAATGCTCTTCCTATTTTTAATATTCCAATAGGTACGTTTATACATAACATCGAGCTTGCACCCGGAAAAGGTGCACAACTGGTGCGTTCGGCGGGTGCTGCAGCGCAGCTTCTTGCAAAAGAAGGTGATTATGCTCACATAAGAATGCCTTCAGGAGAAATAAGGCTTGTCAGGGTAAAATGTTATGCGACGATTGGGCAGGTAGGTAACTTAGACCATGAGAATGTTACGATAGGCTCTGCAGGAAGAAACCGCCACAAAGGGTTTAAACCGCATGTGCGCGGAACTGCAATGAATGCTGTTGACCATCCTCACGGAGGAGGCAGAGGCAGATCTAAAGGTAACAATCAGCCGAGAAGCCCATGGAACCAACCTGCTAAAGGTTTTAAAACCAGATCGCCTAAAGTGTGGGACTGGGTTATCGTAAGCCATCGTAATAAAGCAAAGAAGTCGTAGTGGAGGAAGAAAATAAATGAGTCGTTCAACTAAAAAGGGCCCTTATGTAGATGAGAAGCTTTTGAAGAAAATGCAAAAGCTCAATGAAACCGGTGACAAAAAAGTTATCAGGACATGGGCTCGCGCTTGCGTGATAACTCCGGAATTTGTAGGACATACAATAGCAATACATAATGGTAAAAAATTTCTACCGATTTTTATATCGGAACAAATGGTCGGCCATAGGCTCGGAGAGTTTGCTCCCACGAGGACGTTCAAAGGGCATGGCGGCATGACTAAACAGGAAACTTCACTTACATAAAAAGAAAAAGGACAAATTAAGATGGAAGCAAAAGCTACGGCAAAGTTTGTGAGATATACACCGAGAAAAGTAAATCAGGTCTGTACGCTTATCAGAGGCCGAAAAGTAGAAAAAGCATTTGAAACACTTTCTTTTCTTCATAAGGCTGCCGCAACGCTCGTCGAAAAAGTCTTAAAAAGTGCAACGGCAAATTCTGGCAGACTTAAAGATTTTTCAGGGTTAAAAGTAAAAGAAGCCTGGGTAGGAAATGGACCTATCTTAAAAAGAATGAGACCTGGTCCTATGGGAAGAGGAATGCCCATCAAAAAAAGAACGTCACATCTGACAATAGTCGTTACTGATGTCGGTGTTGTGCCGGATAAAAGAAAGAAAAAAGCTGCTGTAAAATCGGTAAATGCAAATACATTGACTATAAAACCTGAAATGGATAAAACTAAAAAAGGGTTAAACGCTAAAAAAGAAGAAAAAATAAAGTAAAAGGGTAAGGCA from Candidatus Endomicrobium procryptotermitis includes these protein-coding regions:
- the rpsS gene encoding 30S ribosomal protein S19, whose amino-acid sequence is MSRSTKKGPYVDEKLLKKMQKLNETGDKKVIRTWARACVITPEFVGHTIAIHNGKKFLPIFISEQMVGHRLGEFAPTRTFKGHGGMTKQETSLT
- the rplW gene encoding 50S ribosomal protein L23, producing MDIRNIIKKPLVTEKASFMKEKDNKYTFMVDKDANKFQIKQAVETLFKVRVESVHTSNYKGKEKRMGMHSGYRSDWKKAIVKLGKGQEIQMVDEA
- the rplB gene encoding 50S ribosomal protein L2, coding for MPIKTFKPYTQSRRQMSVSDFSDITKTTPDKSLIKILKKSGGRNNTGQVMVRFRGGGHKRFYRIIDFKRDKINVPAEVVAVEYDPNRSSRIALLQYKDGEKRYIIQPAGVKVGDSLMSGPDAEIKAGNALPIFNIPIGTFIHNIELAPGKGAQLVRSAGAAAQLLAKEGDYAHIRMPSGEIRLVRVKCYATIGQVGNLDHENVTIGSAGRNRHKGFKPHVRGTAMNAVDHPHGGGRGRSKGNNQPRSPWNQPAKGFKTRSPKVWDWVIVSHRNKAKKS